In one window of Legionella fallonii LLAP-10 DNA:
- a CDS encoding TauD/TfdA family dioxygenase produces MDKEYVGVNTRFLRREERLMASEEHEMPRVIEAKESKDLNFLYQFLAANSQKVIEDIANYGAVLLRGFDVTSDSDFENTVLKIQGLNGISEAFMSEEGRIHAGDLKYVLHTNAVYKTGGTLYLGGFHSENYYSADVPSFICFCCLQPSLLGGETGLINMEKIYAQLSEGLRNKLESNTFFVSKWLVSEVEKRYQIPRETIIEICNRFDLPVVGEGEEQLVLMYKPNIFEHPLTKKKSLQINLFEITGLNEEMRRCFMNDYPGKTWFWHRLVWRLPTFVLKILEYAYMIFASLFYSPKNAFKNLSAKINMLKATIKKNKDSSYNNVRVGSCFTKQDIKELAQLIRAYYSSCLWEKGDILLVDNKKVMHAGMPGAGSRLVRAMICNPLEMNYSLTQSGSIDCKERAGESIGFYMASSQIGQNIKV; encoded by the coding sequence ATGGATAAAGAGTATGTCGGAGTGAATACTCGTTTTCTTCGTAGAGAAGAGAGATTAATGGCTTCCGAAGAACATGAAATGCCACGCGTTATTGAGGCTAAAGAATCCAAAGACCTTAATTTTTTATACCAATTTCTTGCTGCCAATTCCCAAAAAGTAATTGAAGATATAGCAAACTATGGTGCCGTTTTGCTAAGAGGTTTTGATGTTACTTCAGATAGTGATTTTGAAAATACGGTGCTGAAAATCCAAGGATTGAACGGAATTAGTGAAGCCTTTATGTCAGAGGAGGGACGAATTCATGCCGGTGATTTAAAGTATGTATTACATACCAATGCAGTGTACAAGACAGGGGGAACTTTATATCTTGGTGGTTTTCATAGTGAAAACTATTATAGTGCTGATGTGCCTAGTTTTATTTGTTTTTGTTGTCTACAACCTTCACTTCTTGGTGGTGAGACTGGTTTGATTAACATGGAAAAAATCTATGCTCAGTTGAGCGAAGGATTGAGGAATAAGTTAGAATCCAATACATTTTTTGTATCTAAATGGTTAGTTTCTGAGGTTGAGAAACGTTATCAAATACCGAGGGAAACCATAATAGAAATTTGTAATCGCTTCGATCTTCCTGTTGTAGGCGAAGGGGAGGAGCAATTGGTTCTCATGTATAAACCCAATATTTTTGAACATCCATTAACTAAAAAGAAATCATTGCAAATCAATTTATTTGAAATCACTGGTCTTAATGAAGAAATGCGACGTTGCTTTATGAATGATTATCCAGGAAAAACATGGTTTTGGCATCGACTTGTATGGAGATTGCCAACATTTGTGTTGAAGATCTTGGAGTATGCGTATATGATTTTTGCCTCTCTATTTTATTCTCCTAAAAATGCATTTAAAAATTTAAGTGCAAAAATTAATATGTTGAAAGCTACTATAAAGAAGAACAAAGACTCTTCTTATAATAATGTACGTGTGGGAAGTTGTTTTACCAAGCAAGATATTAAAGAGCTAGCGCAATTGATAAGAGCTTATTATTCATCTTGCTTATGGGAAAAAGGGGACATTCTGCTAGTCGATAATAAAAAAGTAATGCACGCCGGTATGCCAGGAGCGGGATCGCGATTGGTAAGAGCCATGATCTGCAACCCTTTGGAGATGAATTATTCTTTGACCCAATCAGGTTCCATTGACTGCAAGGAAAGGGCTGGGGAAAGCATTGGTTTTTACATGGCGTCTAGTCAAATTGGTCAAAATATTAAGGTTTAA
- a CDS encoding LegC2/C7 family Dot/Icm T4SS effector: MTSTAEIMELTDLNSGNKKSKKIKDNLDQVFLTQKGLDQIKENLNRMVDAMAHNPSYISRAAAFWGELPLWQKIVAGAVLIIPIFAIAMVLQSAIFLALSIFTLITYTASSLLLDNHHNLNLNRTEHLKAGLTSLADTLGVIIISLDKLREQLAVEIEQFQLENEKLAINVKDLGEEIQELIEQRKLLQETEQALRQTNKELEKVADSLKKSLKEHTELLEQSEALLHQVQKDYKLAQSDLTDKIKELNQTRQDMGEKIETLSGVADSLQGLLQTFTDQLKLDKTQQEAFRKKIKEILSDETKSLLIIAERLSTIELKLSAEKDEYNRLNEQYRQLIERNETQVGRLERTGPTNPQQEQVSQAVALKNVGFYAVNTQHHEVTTPHQDSRLAAHH; encoded by the coding sequence ATGACAAGTACAGCAGAAATAATGGAGCTCACGGACTTAAATTCAGGTAATAAAAAGTCAAAAAAAATCAAAGACAATCTAGATCAAGTTTTTCTGACCCAGAAAGGACTTGACCAAATTAAAGAAAACTTGAATAGAATGGTCGATGCCATGGCCCATAATCCAAGTTATATCTCACGTGCAGCAGCTTTTTGGGGCGAACTTCCCTTATGGCAAAAAATTGTAGCCGGTGCTGTTCTGATTATTCCTATTTTTGCCATCGCCATGGTACTTCAATCCGCCATATTTCTTGCCCTCAGTATATTTACCCTCATCACTTATACAGCAAGCAGTCTTCTACTAGATAACCACCATAATCTTAATTTAAATCGTACAGAACATTTAAAAGCGGGTCTCACAAGCTTAGCAGATACCTTGGGCGTAATTATCATCTCTTTAGATAAATTGCGCGAACAATTAGCGGTTGAAATAGAACAGTTTCAGCTAGAAAATGAAAAATTAGCGATTAATGTCAAAGATTTAGGTGAGGAAATACAAGAACTGATTGAACAAAGAAAACTACTGCAAGAAACAGAACAAGCATTACGTCAAACCAATAAAGAACTGGAAAAAGTGGCGGACTCATTAAAAAAATCTCTCAAAGAACACACCGAACTGTTAGAACAAAGTGAAGCGCTGTTACACCAGGTACAAAAAGACTATAAGTTGGCCCAATCTGATTTGACAGACAAAATAAAGGAACTGAACCAAACCAGACAGGACATGGGAGAAAAAATTGAAACCTTAAGTGGTGTGGCCGATTCATTGCAGGGTTTGCTACAAACATTTACCGACCAACTCAAGTTGGATAAAACACAACAAGAAGCGTTTAGAAAAAAGATAAAAGAGATATTAAGTGATGAAACAAAAAGCCTTCTGATAATAGCCGAACGACTCAGCACGATTGAACTAAAGCTGTCAGCAGAAAAAGATGAATACAATCGACTTAATGAGCAATACAGGCAACTTATAGAGCGTAATGAAACCCAGGTAGGTCGTCTAGAACGGACTGGACCAACCAATCCCCAGCAAGAACAAGTCAGTCAGGCTGTAGCATTGAAAAATGTTGGATTTTATGCGGTGAATACACAGCATCATGAGGTAACAACACCACATCAAGATAGCCGATTAGCAGCCCACCATTAA